Below is a window of Carassius gibelio isolate Cgi1373 ecotype wild population from Czech Republic chromosome B23, carGib1.2-hapl.c, whole genome shotgun sequence DNA.
GATCAACAGAACGAGAGAGACTTATTGTCAGTGACAATTTGAGTTATATTTATGTATGCAAGTAGATTGTTGAACTGTTAAACAATTGAAATATgctcttgttttaatcataaacttatttaattttgatcagtttcacaaaaaaaacccttttttaagtatttttactcCTTTTGTAATTGCATAATTTGCACTGGAATACAagacaaaagtacagattaacaACAGCACTTTTTGATCCATAATTCCACTTAAGCTGTtttcatgtaaaatgtattaaaaatgaatggaGATCAGTTGAAAGTCGTATTTTCAGACACAACTAATTGTGTTCCAGGATACAGGCCAGAAAACAATCCGTTGCAATACCACttgattaaaaacacataaaaagtggCAGTTTGCAGATAACACCGAATCATGTCCACAAATACTGTATTTTCAACGTCTGAGTACAAACACAGCattagacatttacatttagagcaCACATTGACATTTGTGATTTAAGAATATTCAGATATTTGTTCTGTAAAAAACGAGATGATGATCATATTTGCACAGAGAAATACAGATGTTTCAGcagatgttttgtgtttttgtaggcTGTGCAGTACAGTTATCATACATCACGTGTTCTCCAGGAGAGTCTGTGCTGCTGCCCTGCAGGGATATAAACTCACATCTCACTGAAGTCCAGTGGTGGATTGGTGATTCTCAGACCCTCACTCCTCAGTACTCAGTGTCTCCTCTGGACGCTATTAAGGGTCAGCGATACAAAGACAGAGTTCAGATTCAGGGGAATCTCTCGCTGTCCATCACTCGACTCAATGTAGACGACGCAGGAATGTACTTGTGTAAAACAACAGGGACTGACAAAATGAGCAATGTTTATCTATATGTTGAAGGTGAGGAATGTTCAATTTCATAATAATACAAACCAAACATAAGACACTTAAGACGAGACCTCACAAACTTTTATTGGTCACTTTTGAGATTTTGGGTTATTTGGCTTTTCTTAAGTGTTGTTTCAAACGAATGgagagaaaacattaaaaaagtgtttCTTCTTCTAAGTGTtgattttattgtactttatctATTTGTGAGTAGATTTCAACTCCAATCCATTTCTCCAGCAggattatatgtgtgtttgtgtgtgtgtttgtgtgtgtgtttgtgtgtgtgtgtgtatatatatatatatatatatatatagttaattagaTAATgcttcatttgcatatttaaatataacatttcagaaaacttgtaatacaaaaaagttttttaattctTACTGTCAGTCAACTGGGAAAGTGTGAGATACCTTACAAAACAGagtatttaagaaaataatattttacataaaacatttattttatagggtttataattataaattattagaaAAGGCCTAAGGTTTTAGTAACAAAATATTTCTGATTTGTGTCTGCAGGTTGTTCTTTATCAGGGAATGAAGGATCAGTGGAGATCAGCAGATATTCAGGGGAATCTGTGTTTCTGTCCTGTTTGGTCAAATGTAGCGTCCGTCATGAACCGGATTCAGAGTTCAGATGGAAATTACCAAACTCCAGAGAAATAAACCTGAACATTAACTCTGCTGAACTCAGTCGACTCTATCAGGGCAGATTTCAGATGTTTGATATAAAGTCAGGAAACCTCTCTCTGCTGATCTCTAACCTGACTGAGGAAGATGAAGGACTGTATTCCTGCTGGAGTAAAGAGAATCAACACAAGAGCTTCAGACTCACTGTTAAAGGTaaagaaataattaattattgcattcaaataattttgcTTGCAACAAGATGCTGtgcataatttgtttttgtattaagtTAGAATTAGTTTAATATCATTGAGCtactattatcatttttatttctttttctttttttttttgttaaagtaacctctcggttacatatgtaacaTCAGATGACCGATGAATTGGGATATCAGTTTGATAGACCAGTATACTTCGAgtttaaactaaatgagccaatgcacattggcttGGAATTATTGCATCGAGCTGCAGATGATCACAGCGCGAGTATAAAAAAGCAGCAGGTGCATTGCATACCATacataaccaagacgttccctttcagtcggtcccTCTCATCGTCACATCATTGACTGACCAATTGGGATAGGTGAAGGGGTAGGTCAACTAGAACCTCTGCGTCCCGCCCACGGACCAGACATGAAGTTTCTTCAAGGTCTGGATGTGGCTGCCATAGGGTACCCTGTCTCTCAGTTAGTAGATTCTTCCTCAGAGGAATCCACCAGGGCGGAGCTGCTGTGAGAaacactagttcggggaaccatgTCCGTGTGGGTCAATACGGAGAAACAAGCAAGACCTGCTCCTCGTCTACCCTCGACCTTGCACAGTGTCAGGCCCACTGGGGGAAACACATCCTTGTGCAGGCCAGCTGTGTCACCTGAATGTTCCCTTGGTCAGAGAGTAAAACAGCTGGCAGTAAGAGATCTCATCTTGTCATTTGATGTACGCAACGGTTAGCTGTGTTGTCCATTTGGACCAGCACATGCTTGTCTTTTAAGCACTCTTTGAGATAGTCCAAGCCAAAGCTTACTGCAAACAACTTGTGTGCCAGTGCATATGGGGGCCTGTCCATACATCCGACCCTGCGTGCCCGTTGGAAGTGACCCCCCAGCCGGTGGTGGAGGCCTCCGTGTACACCACAGCACGACCCGGTGAGTGCCATGCTTCCACACCCACCTCTGGACTAGGCCATGAAGCCAGtactgaagtggtctcatatgcaAAAGCATGTGATGTAAATGCCGTATGATGCGATGTAATGCTGCAGCTGCCATATGCCACAGGAGCCTCTGAAATAGTTTCAGTGTGACCGCCGTCCTGCCCTTGAACAAATTCAAGCAGGTCAACACCAACCCACGCATGTTCCTCTTTGAGGCGTGCTGTCTCTTCAACTGAATGCAATTCCATACCAAGAAAATAGATCCTCTGCATTGggaagagtttgctcttttcccagttgacccgaagACCTGACAGGTAGAGGTGCCGGAGCACTaggtccctgtgctcgcacaactgatctcgagtCTGTGCTAGTATAAGCCATTTGTCAAGACAGTTGATTATGCGAACACCCTTTTATCTGAAGGGAACAAGATCTACATCTGTGGCTTTCGTGAAGAAACGAGGAGACAGGGACAGcctgaagggcaggaccttgtaatGATATCTCCCTCCGATGCAGTGATCAACATCTGGTCATCTGAATTAGTCCAGCAGGATACCAGTTGTACGCTctttgaagagggcccagcgtgTTCTGTTGGCTGCTCAGCTGGATCGGAGGTGCCAGAGGAGACTAACACCAGAAGCTTCCATGAGCGCACTGAACTCGTAGTCACTTGAAGACACTGTATGGAGCAGAACATTGTTGTCGCTCGGCTCCGAAGTGAAAACCTGggatgcattgcacctgctgcctccttatactcacgctgtgatcagctgcagctggatgtaataataataattgtgtgccAATgagcattggctcatttagtttacactcaaagtagattttgtttttgtgtgttttattttaaggtgttaccccccccccccccaaaaaaaaaaaatcccaaaaaacTGGATTGTTCAAAGAACTGTCAGAAATAAGATTTTTatgataattaattaatgattagCAAAACATtgtttgaacatatttttgtCGTTAGGTTACGATGTAATTTGCACTATTGCAGGTTTTCAGACCAAAGTTCCATGTGTAGAATATCTAAATGGTTAAAAGGGTTAAACTATTCATCCATCCTTCAAAATATTCCTCCATCTGTCTGAATTCAGTACTTCAGTGTGTCCTGCAAAAGAAAAGTATCCGTAACACAAAGGTTTCACACTGTTCACAGGATGCACACTGTCAGAGACTGAGCGGGAACCTAAAACCAAGTACACGGGTGACTCTGTGTTTCTGTCCTGCTCATGTAAAGACCCAAACACCAATCCTAAGCACTTCAGATGGACCCATGTAGAGTCCAGTGGGACTGAAGTGTCCAGTCAAACTCTGCGGTATAAAGACAGAGTCCACACGTTTCACAAGACGACTCCATCAAATCTGTCTCTGTTGATCTCCAACCTGACTGAAGATGACCAGGGCACTTACAGATGCACAGTTAACAACAAAACATCCGCTGACACCAGACTCATCGTTAAAGGTGAAACTCTTAATCAACTCAATGATTCAAGTTCAGTGTGTTTTAGTCAGTGTTTCTTGAGTCTCTCCGTCGTCCTGCAGGCTGTGTTTTATCCAAACATCACATCACCAAGAGCTCCCATCCAGGAGGATCCGTGATTCTTCCATGTTCCTGTGAAGATCCCAAAACCAGACCGGAGCACTTTGAATGGAAGCGAGCAGCTGTGAATGAGACGCTGGTTTCAGACGCTGAGGAGATCAACGGACGATTCCAGACCATCAGAGATTCTCCTCATAATCTCTTCTTACGCATCTCAAACCTGACCGAGACTGACCGAGGACTGTATGTGTGCTCAGTCAACGGCAAACAATCCAGACACGTCAATCTCGCTCTTACAGGTGAAAACACCTCAGATTAGTTCAGATGAGACTGAAATGATTTCAGTGATACATGACTCTCTTTGAGCTTGACAGTGTTACATTGAGACAATGCTGTTAACATAAATGAGGACATTCGTGATCGTGAACTGAATTTTTTTCCGTGTGTTCTCAGATCCTCTCGATTATCAGTACTATCTGATATTTCTGATCTGTCTGATGCTGCTGCTGGCGACTGGATGCATCTACCGGAGATTTAACCAAAGAggtttgaacacacacactggactGTGAGAAACATCAGATGTGCTTTAGATTGCACTGATGGCTGTTCAAGATGAAGCAAACCTAGAATAAATATCTGGAGTTGTTCTTATTTTACAGCAAGGAAACAAAGGAGAGGAAGCCGACTGATCCAGAGCGATGAGGTAAACTATTCATTGAACATATGTATAACCATATCATGAGTGAGAGAGtttaacatgtgtgtgtgtgtgtgtgtgtgtgtgtgatctctgcAGGATGACACGTACACAACTGTAGTCTACAGTTCATCTTAGAGACAAAACATCCTCGCAGATGGACACAAATACTGAAGAGTGTGCAgaaagataaaaacacacatattttCAACACAAACAGTGACCAACAACGTTTTATTTTCTGTGGCAAAAAATAGTTTCTCTTAAACTTTCCCTTTGTCTATAcacattttctatcatttttactCCCACTTACTCTAGctgtataataaatgaattatattttcaaatttttaaCCGTACTTGGTAATTACTAAATTGTGTCTTCATGACCATGTAAAGTTGCATTGTGAAGACATTTTAGTAATGTTTATTCAGTTATATATTTGCATGAataagatactattatagtttttattgatattttgaatgtttgaattTTTATATGTTGTTTATGGTTTTTCTTGTGGTTttgctattattgttattaatagcagtatttttttaaatatctaaaataaatatatttttaaatatttattagttattagttttagttgtttTGGTACTTCAGTATagctaaatgaaaatgataaatgctattttatttctctctgaaataaaataagttataatgtaggtttttcacattttgattgttgaaatttacttttttgtaaaatatgtttttatttttagctgattatattgcatataatatagaagtatataatatataatcgtAATGAAAAGATAAAccgaaaaattatttttaaaatgtcattttgttgTAGTATTTGGTATTAAACTAATATAATTAAGcattgtcaagtcaagtctgttttattgtcaattcttccacatgtacagtacatacatacatacagagaatcgaaattgtgtAACTTTCAAACCCTTGGTGCATACAAATAACACTATACACTAACAGTAGACATAATACAGATgaatacagtttaaaaatatatcaaatacaaccagtaacactttataataactgcaagctatgaatcattagttaagcatcaGTAAatagttaattcatcatttataaagcattgtaCCAACATTAATAgacattagtaagcagtttataaacacagctataaatgctttattcttcatTAATAAGCATGTATATAACAAGCTTAATACATAGTTTCataattaatgatcaatttatcatttctaaattaagcaTTATAATATCTCCGTTGCCAGTGGTTCAAGAGATCATTTGGACAGTGTAAGTAagtgattaataaactatttgaaTGTACATTTATACATCTTATTATTCAGGCATATAGTAACAAGTACTTAGTGTGTTAATAAAGGCTTTATTAACACTTATTCCTACTCTAATTCATGATTAATTTAGGTAGCTATAAAACATTTACCAGTTTgtcagttaactatttttgtgagctcatctaaagtgaggactatttatgcctcaTAAAACAGATACAAGTTagatttaaaggctcagttatcttccgaatcgaaaaaaaaaatgaaataaaaaacacagagggATGCAGagaatagaaatatttattttcacaaataaattacactgtACAACTGTACACTAATATCCATATATGAAACATTGTCATTTTATAACAAGATTCCATATAGGCCCTATCTGTGTGTTATTGTAGTCTATGTGTAACAGATTTTTCGACATATTATGCCATAGATAAGCCAATAGATATCTGATGTGGTATCCTATATTTATTCTAAAAACACATCAGTGCATGTTTATATAACGAAATATAAAAGATAGTCATGTATTTagaaaagtaacataaaaatatacacacatattattttgtacatagcttgtttattaaagttgtatatataaaaaactacccTATATACAAACCTTAGGCTATAATATACTAAGTAGCCTACATTGTTTATAATACCATATATAAATTGCTACTAATAACATGGGAACTTGTATCATAAAGATATTACTAGACTATATACTTCTTGGGTAGCCTattgtatattaattattatatcttCTTCTCTCCATATTTACGTATGtacataaatatttcacatttttcattttcgtGGATATAAATAGCCTAAGCCTATTTGACAACAAATATTTTAGACAAGGAAATATCTCCAGATTGATGTGTTTTAATAGTAagtgttttaaagtattttataacatgattaatattaaaatgttttgttgtttatatttattattttttttaatcgagttcAAAAAGACCGTTGGAGCAGAGTTTCGCTGCGCGCCTTTTTTTTTGCGAGGAATAAACAAAGCGCGCATTTTTCTCTCACAACTTTATAAGTTCAAAAGTGAGGTAAAACTCAAGTAAACAATAAATATCATGTGTTTGTGAGTTCATGAAGGTGAGTCTAAAAGTATCAGCTGTATTGGTTGAAAATACGGTTATTGTTTCCGTGTGAAGAGAGTGCCATCTGCGGATTAGCttctgaatatataaattatttcagAACAGGATGACAGTATTCATCACTTGAAGCTggaggcaaaatataataggaaaatgtttatttaaaatgttaaaattatccaaaatgaatatctctattataattcgttattattattttaaaacacaggGTATTCgaaatatttaaccaatgataaGTATTTAAATGAGTTTGTAAAACTTCGTAACGCCATTGGATCCTCAAGCTCTTGCGAAACCTAGTCACTTCATGCGCCTCCACTCAGATTGACGCGCGCGCACAGCCTGGAGGAGACAGAtcttgtcacggttggtaaaccgtgatctcgggttgttttcactttgtggtgaattctgtgtgttctgcttagtgttctgcactgattagttgtgggcgtctccgttaattgtatcagcaacagctgccactcattactcatctcctatataatggcttgtctcacgtcttgtgtttgtgagatcgttgtttcatgtcgttgtgttacccccgtctggcttctgtgttagtttgcgttttggatgtctgtgttttccctagaacctcatccactctccgcacgatcactcagccacggacacttaccttcggctctgttccccgcagttcctgtgccactctttcctgctgcctcacgccgtcaagacccggactcctcacctacactccactacCAGCTGGATTTCTCACCTTCCACCGTCTCCTTGGAGTGTTATcgcctcatcgtctttgtgtgtctttgtatcaTTCTCAGCATCTCATTAAAtactgttaactcgcatttgtttccggactgtcttttcaccagccgtcacagaacgatctcacctaacatggaagcagcgagcaccaacaccttCACCGATTTCCTGCACCATAGCGtcaagaaagtgaaagtgaaagtgaaagtgaagtgacattcagccaagtatggtgacccatactcagaatttgtgctctgcatttaacccatccgaaatgcacacacacagagcagtgaacacacacacacacactgtgagcacacacccggagcagtgggcagccatttatgctgcggcgcccggggagcagttgggggttcgatgccttgctcaagggcacctaagtcgtggtattgaaggtggagagagagctgttcatgcactccccccacccacaattccgtccggcccgagactagaacccacaacccttcgattgggagtccaaccctctaaccattaggccacgacttccccaagagaatggatcagcagcaggagagcatctcgaacaccagACGCGCGGTCCAAACGCTAGTGGCACAGGTGTccaagctcacccagcagatccatcagctcacgtctcccactgcaCCTATCTGCGCccttaacaagtgctctatgcattttgccctgcagccccgcactttcgccaccgaagaatccaaggtagcgttcaTGCTCACACTATTAtcgggcaaggctgccttatggggaacggcggtgtgggaaaatcaacatccgtgctgtgcctcgttccacctcctttctgacgagatgaagagagttttcgaccgggccgcgaccggcagggaggccgcccatcgcctctcggaactccgtCAAGGACATTCATCGGTCACAgaatattccatcgagttccgtaccctggcggccgcgtgccagtggaacgaggcggcgcagtgggatagattcctgcatgggttatccgaccgtgtgcagcaggagatctacctcctcgagctgccacCTACCCTCAACGAACTCATCGACCTGGcattgcgggtggaggccaggtttaatcgcctgggccgccaacacagtccttccagacctccattctctcctggtagggggcgcttgagtcgagagaacacggtcggctctgtcgacgatcacgagcccatgcaggtgggttgagctcggctgtcccggagggagagggaacggcggatgtcccaaggactatgtttatactgtggagaCTCTGATCATAACATCTACTCATGCCCGGTTAAAGGacccagcccggtagtaaacctgaggctacaatcaggtgggatctccgctgagaagtcctcagttacatcatcgaccctccttccggtgaaactgcggtggagaaATCAACATCACgagtgtcacgcccttctggactccggagccgaaggtaacttcatggattcttcacttgcacatcacctgaacattcctgtccttcctgtgtctctccccatccatgtcaccgcactcaacggccaggaactgcctcccgtcacccaccatactgaacccttcacactcatcacatccggcaatcatcaagaaaccatatccttttttctcatggactcccctgttgctcccattgttttaggtcacccctggttgtccaaggaagtgttcagtaagtcccgggctgcttctcttcctccgcatcgtccctatgactgtgccatagactcagtgtcaggtaaatctccgcctaaaggcaagttatactctctttctattcctgagagggaggccatggagaaatacatttctgattccctagactctgggttcatccgtccttcctcatctccagcgggggcggggttcttttttgtgggtaagaaggatggttctctgcgaccttgtattgattaccaggagctgaacaacattactattaagaatacttatccattaccactcatgtcttcagctttcaagaggttgcagggagcatcggtattcacaaaattggatttacgtaacgcttatcatttggtccgcatcaggaagggggatgaatggaaaactgcctttaatacccctagagggcactttgaatatttggttatgccattcgggctctccaactcgcccggggttttccaagcactcgtgaatgatgtgttgagagatatggtagatcagtttatatatatttacctggatgacatactgattttttcttcatctctccaggaacatgttcaacatgtcagacgagtgctccagaggttactagagaatgggctttttgtcaaggcggagaagtgcgtattccatgcacagtctgtccccttcctagggtttatcgtgtcgtctgagggaatacgaatggaccctgacaaggtaaaggctgtgatagattggccatctccagattcccgtaaggccctacagcggtttctggggttcgccaatttctatcggcgttttattcgtaattacagccaactagcctcacctctgacagccttgacctcccccaatactccgttcaggtggtctgacgcagctgaaaCTGCGTTTTCTAACCTAAagagccgctttgtttcggctcccatccttgtcgcccctgatcccacacggcagttcgtggtggaggttgacgcatcagaggtgggggtaggagcagtgttgtcccaacgtgctgcttcagacgataaggtccacccttgcgcgtttttctctcatcgattatctcctgccgaacgtaattatgacattggcaatagagagttgttggcggtcaaattagcgttggaggagtggcgccactggttagagggttcaggggttccctttattgtttggaccgatcataagaatttagaatacattagaactgctaaaagactcaattccaggcaggctcggtgggcactttttttcggtcgttttgattttaccctatcgtaccgcccgggttccaagaacgTAAAAcctgattctttgtcacgtctttttgatccctccgcccgtcccgttactcctgagtgtattttgcctgagagattagttgtctcagcactcgtatgggaggtcgagtcgaaggtcaagacggccttagaaggggtaacgcctccgtccggttgcccaccgaaccgcttatttgtgccgaaggagttaaggtccgaagttgtctgGTGGGgccattgttccaacatggcttgtcatccagggataagtagaactaatgggttggttagacaacgattctggtggccacgtatggctcgcgacgtccgcgattttgttttggcttgctccgtttgtgccagtggtaagtcatctaaccgacctcctgatgggctccttcaaccgctgtctgtcccttcgagaccctggtcccatatcgctctagattttgttaccgccctcccgccctctaatggcatgacagtcgttttgactgtagtggaccggttctcgaaggcggcacatttcattcccttgcccaaattaccgacagacaaggagacagcggttactgttttagatcacgtctttcggctccaTGGCCTCCTGGTAGACGTGGTctcagacaggggatcccagtttatatccaaattttggaaggaattttgcaagttattaggagcgtcagtcagcttgtcgtcgggttatcatccccaaagcaacggacagtctgagcgagccaaccaagatttagagaggacgttgagatgtttggtctccaagaatccttcttcctggagtcaacaactctctatggtggagtacgcccacaattcattgccagtgtcagctacgggcctctctccgttccagtgtagtgtagggtaccagccaccagcttttcccagtct
It encodes the following:
- the LOC128011359 gene encoding carcinoembryonic antigen-related cell adhesion molecule 5-like isoform X3 — protein: MYPVLCALPLSPVSILTESHSFSGCGDGININISFTSSFFRDETSTVLQRKKRRRDMASDVMCLCVVLLFSGLQFTTGCAVQLSYITCSPGESVLLPCRDINSHLTEVQWWIGDSQTLTPQYSVSPLDAIKGQRYKDRVQIQGNLSLSITRLNVDDAGMYLCKTTGTDKMSNVYLYVEGCSLSGNEGSVEISRYSGESVFLSCLVKCSVRHEPDSEFRWKLPNSREINLNINSAELSRLYQGRFQMFDIKSGNLSLLISNLTEEDEGLYSCWSKENQHKSFRLTVKGCTLSETEREPKTKYTGDSVFLSCSCKDPNTNPKHFRWTHVESSGTEVSSQTLRYKDRVHTFHKTTPSNLSLLISNLTEDDQGTYRCTVNNKTSADTRLIVKGCVLSKHHITKSSHPGGSVILPCSCEDPKTRPEHFEWKRAAVNETLVSDAEEINGRFQTIRDSPHNLFLRISNLTETDRGLYVCSVNGKQSRHVNLALTDPLDYQYYLIFLICLMLLLATGCIYRRFNQRARKQRRGSRLIQSDEDDTYTTVVYTSS
- the LOC128011359 gene encoding carcinoembryonic antigen-related cell adhesion molecule 5-like isoform X2, which encodes MYPVLCALPLSPVSILTESHSFSGCGDGININISFTSSFFRDETSTVLQRKKRRRDMASDVMCLCVVLLFSGLQFTTGCAVQLSYITCSPGESVLLPCRDINSHLTEVQWWIGDSQTLTPQYSVSPLDAIKGQRYKDRVQIQGNLSLSITRLNVDDAGMYLCKTTGTDKMSNVYLYVEGCSLSGNEGSVEISRYSGESVFLSCLVKCSVRHEPDSEFRWKLPNSREINLNINSAELSRLYQGRFQMFDIKSGNLSLLISNLTEEDEGLYSCWSKENQHKSFRLTVKGCTLSETEREPKTKYTGDSVFLSCSCKDPNTNPKHFRWTHVESSGTEVSSQTLRYKDRVHTFHKTTPSNLSLLISNLTEDDQGTYRCTVNNKTSADTRLIVKGCVLSKHHITKSSHPGGSVILPCSCEDPKTRPEHFEWKRAAVNETLVSDAEEINGRFQTIRDSPHNLFLRISNLTETDRGLYVCSVNGKQSRHVNLALTDPLDYQYYLIFLICLMLLLATGCIYRRFNQRARKQRRGSRLIQSDEDDTYTTVVYSSS